One Brassica napus cultivar Da-Ae chromosome C4, Da-Ae, whole genome shotgun sequence genomic region harbors:
- the LOC106454714 gene encoding putative cysteine-rich repeat secretory protein 35, with the protein MKFSYSLSKRFVSPILAMQFLIIHSVSSLNLTNEYLNHKCFLDQGIYNTGSEYEDSLNIILRSVRTGSYYKNGFMRTSKGREPAPDAVTVMFQCRGDSYGSKCRTCADTAVAGFRRRCLRNKGGIIWYDQCFLWVSAIGEDMPINTNYKNIFSMYNPNNVRGDAKLFAKRVVDFFSELTLKVDKNTEVDSVVIFYAEGKKKLGKNTLYAMVQCVELTIDCKSCLTWSIAKLFKNDDIKQGGRVLGSNCEIRYELYPFIRS; encoded by the exons ATGAAATTTTCATATTCTCTATCCAAACGATTTGTTTCCCCTATTTTGGCTATGCAGTTCCTCATCATACATAGTGTTTCTTCATTGAACCTTACCAATGAGTATCTCAACCACAAATGCTTCCTTGATCAAGGGATATATAATACTGGAAGTGAGTACGAGGACAGCCTCAACATTATTTTACGTAGTGTTCGTACTGGTAGTTATTATAAGAACGGTTTCATGCGCACAAGCAAGGGTCGTGAACCTGCTCCTGATGCTGTCACCGTCATGTTCCAGTGTCGTGGTGACTCTTATGGGTCTAAATGCCGTACATGTGCCGACACCGCAGTCGCAGGG TTTCGTAGAAGATGTCTAAGGAACAAAGGAGGAATAATATGGTACGACCAATGTTTTCTCTGGGTTAGTGCAATCGGTGAAGACATGCCAATCAATACTAAttacaagaatattttttctatgTACAACCCAAATAACGTAAGAGGGGATGCAAAATTGTTTGCCAAGAGGGTGGTGGATTTTTTCTCTGAGCTAACACTTAAGGTTGATAAAAATACCGAAGTCGACTCTGTCGTCATATTTTACGCAGAAGGGAAAAAGAAGCTTGGGAAAAATACATTGTATGCAATGGTGCAGTGTGTAGAACTAACAATAGATTGTAAAAGTTGTTTGACATGGAGTATCGCAAAGCTTTTCAAAAACGACGACATTAAACAAGGAGGGAGAGTTTTGGGTTCGAACTGTGAAATAAGATATGAGCTATACCCTTTTATTAGGAGTTAA